A region of Mustela lutreola isolate mMusLut2 chromosome 17, mMusLut2.pri, whole genome shotgun sequence DNA encodes the following proteins:
- the TEKT4 gene encoding tektin-4 isoform X1, translating into MAQMDVLLTKEPAPQTVPACELPRKLYDAARNTGAHTSSGLATAGFRSAKYLPDEWFQNCYARYHQAFADRDQSERQRHESQQLAAETEALARRSQEDSTRKVGARLQDTHCWKSELQQEVRELAAETDLLLAQKQRLQRALDATAVPFSIATDNLQCRERRQHPDLVRDFVEMELLKEAELIRNIQELLKRTITQAVNQIRLNREHKETCEMDWSDKVEAYNIDQTCALYHNQSTEVQFHPHSAKFEESASTPETWARFTQDNLHRAERERLASANLRVLVDCILRDTAEDLRLQCDAVNLAFERRCEELEDARHKLENHLHKTLREITDQEHNIAMLKQAIKDKEAPLKVAQTRLYQRSHRPNVELCRDAAQFRLVSEVEELNTSLAALKEKLLEAEQSLRNLEDTRMHLEKDLAVKTNSLFIDRQKCMAHRARYPTILQLAGYQ; encoded by the exons ATGGCGCAGATGGACGTGCTCCTGACCAAGGAGCCGGCCCCGCAGACGGTGCCGGCCTGCGAGCTGCCCCGGAAGCTGTACGATGCGGCCCGGAACACGGGTGCCCATACATCCTCGGGCCTGGCCACTGCCGGCTTCCGCTCGGCCAAGTACCTGCCAGATGAGTGGTTCCAGAACTGCTATGCCCGCTACCACCAAGCCTTCGCTGACCGCGACCAGTCGGAGCGGCAGCGCCACGAGAGCCAGCAGCTGGCGGCGGAGACGGAGGCATTGGCCCGGCGCTCGCAGGAGGACTCCACCCGGAAGGTGGGTGCGCGGCTGCAGGACACGCACTGCTGGAAGTCGGAGCTGCAGCAGGAGGTGCGCGAGCTGGCCGCTGAGACTGACCTGCTGCTGGCCCAGAAGCAGCGGCTGCAGCGTGCCCTGGACGCCACCGCTGTGCCCTTCTCCATCGCCACCGACAACCTGCAGTGCCGTGAGCGCCGCCAGCACCCCGACCTCGTCCGTGACTTCGTGGAAATGGAGCTGCTGAAG GAAGCCGAGCTTATCCGCAACATTCAGGAGCTCCTCAAAAGGACCATAACGCAGGCCGTGAACCAGATCCG GCTGAACCGAGAGCACAAGGAAACGTGTGAGATGGACTGGTCTGACAAGGTGGAGGCCTACAACATTGACCAGACATGCGCGCTCTACCACAACCAGAGCACGGAGGTGCAGTTTCACCCGCACTCAGCCAAGTTCGAGGAGAG CGCCTCCACGCCCGAGACGTGGGCCAGGTTCACCCAGGACAACCTGCACCGCGCGGAGCGCGAGCGCCTGGCCTCGGCCAACCTGCGGGTGCTCGTCGACTGCATCCTGCGGGACACGGCCGAGGACCTGCGGCTGCAGTGCGACGCCGTGAACCTGGCCTTCGAGCGCCGCTGTGAGGAGCTGGAGGACGCGCGCCATAAGCTGGAGAACCACCTGCACAAG ACGCTGCGGGAGATCACGGACCAGGAGCACAACATAGCCATGCTGAAGCAGGCCATCAAGGACAAGGAGGCGCCCCTGAAGGTGGCTCAGACCCGTCTGTACCAGCGCTCGCACAGGCCCAACGTGGAGCTGTGCCGGGATGCCGCGCAGTTCAG GCTGGTGAGCGAGGTGGAGGAGCTGAACACGTCCCTCGCGGCGCTGAAGGAGAAGCTTCTAGAAGCCGAGCAGTCACTACGCAACCTGGAGGACACGCGCATGCACCTGGAGAAGGACCTGGCCGTCAAGACCAACAGCCTCTTCATCGACCGCCAGAAGTGCATGGCCCACCGTGCCCGCTACCCCACCATCCTGCAGCTGGCCGGCTACCAGTGA
- the TEKT4 gene encoding tektin-4 isoform X2: MAQMDVLLTKEPAPQTVPACELPRKLYDAARNTGAHTSSGLATAGFRSAKYLPDEWFQNCYARYHQAFADRDQSERQRHESQQLAAETEALARRSQEDSTRKEAELIRNIQELLKRTITQAVNQIRLNREHKETCEMDWSDKVEAYNIDQTCALYHNQSTEVQFHPHSAKFEESASTPETWARFTQDNLHRAERERLASANLRVLVDCILRDTAEDLRLQCDAVNLAFERRCEELEDARHKLENHLHKTLREITDQEHNIAMLKQAIKDKEAPLKVAQTRLYQRSHRPNVELCRDAAQFRLVSEVEELNTSLAALKEKLLEAEQSLRNLEDTRMHLEKDLAVKTNSLFIDRQKCMAHRARYPTILQLAGYQ, translated from the exons ATGGCGCAGATGGACGTGCTCCTGACCAAGGAGCCGGCCCCGCAGACGGTGCCGGCCTGCGAGCTGCCCCGGAAGCTGTACGATGCGGCCCGGAACACGGGTGCCCATACATCCTCGGGCCTGGCCACTGCCGGCTTCCGCTCGGCCAAGTACCTGCCAGATGAGTGGTTCCAGAACTGCTATGCCCGCTACCACCAAGCCTTCGCTGACCGCGACCAGTCGGAGCGGCAGCGCCACGAGAGCCAGCAGCTGGCGGCGGAGACGGAGGCATTGGCCCGGCGCTCGCAGGAGGACTCCACCCGGAAG GAAGCCGAGCTTATCCGCAACATTCAGGAGCTCCTCAAAAGGACCATAACGCAGGCCGTGAACCAGATCCG GCTGAACCGAGAGCACAAGGAAACGTGTGAGATGGACTGGTCTGACAAGGTGGAGGCCTACAACATTGACCAGACATGCGCGCTCTACCACAACCAGAGCACGGAGGTGCAGTTTCACCCGCACTCAGCCAAGTTCGAGGAGAG CGCCTCCACGCCCGAGACGTGGGCCAGGTTCACCCAGGACAACCTGCACCGCGCGGAGCGCGAGCGCCTGGCCTCGGCCAACCTGCGGGTGCTCGTCGACTGCATCCTGCGGGACACGGCCGAGGACCTGCGGCTGCAGTGCGACGCCGTGAACCTGGCCTTCGAGCGCCGCTGTGAGGAGCTGGAGGACGCGCGCCATAAGCTGGAGAACCACCTGCACAAG ACGCTGCGGGAGATCACGGACCAGGAGCACAACATAGCCATGCTGAAGCAGGCCATCAAGGACAAGGAGGCGCCCCTGAAGGTGGCTCAGACCCGTCTGTACCAGCGCTCGCACAGGCCCAACGTGGAGCTGTGCCGGGATGCCGCGCAGTTCAG GCTGGTGAGCGAGGTGGAGGAGCTGAACACGTCCCTCGCGGCGCTGAAGGAGAAGCTTCTAGAAGCCGAGCAGTCACTACGCAACCTGGAGGACACGCGCATGCACCTGGAGAAGGACCTGGCCGTCAAGACCAACAGCCTCTTCATCGACCGCCAGAAGTGCATGGCCCACCGTGCCCGCTACCCCACCATCCTGCAGCTGGCCGGCTACCAGTGA